One region of Alosa sapidissima isolate fAloSap1 chromosome 1, fAloSap1.pri, whole genome shotgun sequence genomic DNA includes:
- the si:ch73-109d9.1 gene encoding gastrula zinc finger protein 5-1: MSEALILTFQSQLSSLLETVLKSAMYEITRLVEDSFLEEMGRGRQEVEMLRLKLQLSELKLREKEREKVKRVRCVNCGKASASSDGTHNEPQTEADTLCLSLSVREQRQCGQLCEEEEWSSREIRDSKPCVAPSYVNNKGDSQSLSLSSPSSTPDKQWTLQSPISTAGSAINQEIDSLSGAKHKNRHAADPGGVVSSPHIRESVQESQAAQTSLHATLAVPGSSCHSSTSSDLVPPSAFPDLKSESDSAAPFLIKEEEEALPVWNPSHEEEELCQDMANPPETHSSVPWNQEEMQVETLNNISPLVSQETDAFVMSYSVKLDTLASQTGQVQPLLFSPAMADLTDKSVGSDLQVQGVVGYTTPNNSLVLSENSPVSRPQGLREERAFGCSICPKRFSTYKYLKAHQKLHTEKRHPCLQCGRGFQHLCHLKAHMLTHTGKKPINCPHCDKSFVYNFELKIHLRQHSGEKPYVCAHCGKGFARLSNFKQHQNIHTREKVYGCAFCGMRFTRSSNLRVHLRRHSSPSDSCL, translated from the exons ATGTCAGAGGCCCTCATCCTCACCTTTCAGTCCCAGCTCTCCAGCCTGTTGGAGACTGTCCTCAAGTCAGCCATGTACGAGATCACTAGGCTGGTGGAGGACAGCTTCTTAGAGGAAATGGGCCGTGGCAGGCAGGAAGTCGAGATGCTGCGGTTGAAACTACAGCTATCTGAGCTCAAACTAAGGGAAAAAGAGCGTGAAAAAGTGAAGCGGGTGAGGTGTGTAAACTGTGGAAAAGCTAGCGCCTCCAGTGACGGAACACACAATGAGCCACAAACAG AGGCCGACACCCTCTGCCTGAGCCTGAGTGTCCGTGAGCAGCGCCAGTGTGGACAACTGTGTGAAGAAGAGGAGTGGAGCTCCAGAGAGATACGCGATAGCAAGCCTTGTGTAGCCCCTTCCTATGTAAACAATAAGGGGGACAGTCAAAGCCTGAGTTTGTCATCTCCATCTTCAACACCAGACAAGCAGTGGACATTGCAGAGCCCCATTTCAACTGCCGGATCTGCCATAAACCAGGAGATTGATTCCCTCTCTGGTGCCAAGCACAAAAACAGACATGCAGCCGACCCTGGTGGGGTGGTCTCCTCGCCCCACATCAGAGAGAGTGTTCAGGAATCACAGGCAGCACAGACAAGCCTGCACGCCACGTTAGCAGTACCAGGCAGCAGCTGCCACAGTAGCACCAGCAGTGACTTGGTCCCCCCCTCTGCTTTCCCTGATCTGAAGTCGGAGAGCGACTCGGCAGCTCCGTTTCTTattaaggaggaggaagaggcctTGCCGGTGTGGAACCCCAGTCATGAGGAGGAAGAGCTTTGTCAGGACATGGCCAATCCACCAGAGACACACTCCAGCGTGCCCTGGAACCAGGAGGAGATGCAGGTAGAGACCCTTAACAATATCTCCCCTCTTGTCTCACAGGAGACAGACGCGTTCGTCATGTCATATTCTGTTAAGCTGGACACACTGGCATCACAAACCGGGCAGGTCCAGCCCCTGCTGTTCAGTCCAGCAATGGCAGATTTGACTGACAAGTCAGTTGGATCTGATTTACAGGTTCAGGGCGTTGTTGGATACACCACTCCCAACAACAGCTTGGTGTTGAGTGAAAACTCACCCGTGTCCCGACCACAAGGCCTCCGTGAAGAGAGGGCCTTTGGCTGCTCTATTTGCCCAAAGAGATTCTCGACATATAAGTATCTGAAAGCGCACCAGAAGCTCCATACTGAAAAGCGCCACCCATGTTTGCAGTGCGGGAGAGGGTTTCAGCACCTGTGCCACCTGAAGGCCCACATGCTCACTCACACGGGAAAGAAGCCAATTAACTGCCCCCACTGCGACAAAAGCTTTGTGTATAACTTTGAGCTAAAGATCCACCTTAGGCAGCACTCAGGCGAGAAGCCCTACGTGTGTGCGCACTGCGGGAAAGGCTTCGCGCGGCTGAGCAACTTCAAGCAGCACCAGAACATCCACACGCGAGAGAAAGTGTACGGCTGTGCCTTCTGTGGCATGAGGTTCACACGCTCGAGCAACCTGAGGGTCCACCTGCGGCGGCACAGCAGTCCGAGCGACTCCTGTCTGTAA
- the si:ch73-109d9.3 gene encoding zinc finger protein 250, with amino-acid sequence MSETVIITFQTQLSNVLETILKSAMYEITRLVEDSLLEEVGRGKQEVELLQRRLQLSELKLKEREWEKSRRGKCTDCGRSIFPTDESQPGGEECPVVKQEDGVAGRWASCGREAPEAEQEIPSSGSDRDFKVIELTAVQPADLVKKEVITDPSVSQDAESVMVHSFSGDQQKAQRESFGVLGDCQLPEPVMKQLDMKNRKSGPSNQDRGFSRSHPIRTHTDPDFKSDHTTTAVSSQHQSGSNPQSSTDSLNTRHHIGASDSASVKQEVVVVYPQWREKEEAPRDNVVLSSSKVNRSRVDIVPQTSPSRPQAEVVMKIPRPQLPTDRLASQPMERHEPVRKHNPALAQPSVVTASSLASVEVDRNASLYKSSATKPIQLHHHQRVYTGGRRIGGIHVARGYPQVAGIKTHLSHHAVKAPHSCNQCGKGFSHLCHLRAHQQTHTGERPFCCALCGRSFTKLSNLKAHCRVHTGERPYICSDCGKRFTQKCNLKRHQRIHSAHL; translated from the exons ATGTCGGAGACAGTCATCATCACTTTTCAGACTCAGTTGTCTAATGTCTTGGAGACCATTCTTAAATCTGCAATGTACGAGATCACCAGGCTGGTGGAGGACAGCCTGTTAGAGGAAGTGGGCCGCGGGAAGCAAGAAGTGGAGTTGTTGCAGCGAAGATTGCAGCTGTCCGAGCTCAAACTCaaggagagagaatgggagaagagcaggagaggaaAATGTACAGACTGTGGAAGGAGCATTTTCCCCACTGATGAATCACAACCTG GTGGAGAGGAATGTCCTGTTGTGAAGCAGGAGGATGGAGTGGCTGGGAGATGGGCCAGCTGTGGAAGGGAAGCCCCAGAAGCGGAACAGGAGATTCCTTCCTCTGGCTCCGACAGAGATTTCAAG GTTATAGAATTGACTGCTGTTCAACCTGCTGACCTGGTGAAGAAAGAAGTCATCACAGATCCATCAGTGTCACAGGATGCCGAGTCTGTCATGGTCCACAGCTTCTCAGGAGACCAGCAGAAGGCTCAGAGGGAGAGCTTTGGTGTATTGGGTGACTGTCAACTACCTGAGCCAGTGATGAAGCAGCTAGATATGAAAAACCGTAAGAGTGGACCGAGTAATCAGGACAGAGGATTCTCAAGGAGTCACCCTATTAGAACACACACTGACCCTGATTTCAAATCAGACCACACAACAACTGCTGTTTCTTCCCAGCACCAATCAGGCAGCAACCCACAGTCCTCCACAGACTCTCTCAACACAAGGCATCATATTGGGGCCTCGGACTCTGCATCAGTAAAGCAGGAGGTTGTGGTTGTGTATCCacagtggagagagaaggaagaggcaCCCAGGGACAATGTGGTTCTCAGTTCCTCCAAAGTAAATAGGTCAAGGGTGGACATTGTACCCCAGACTTCACCAAGTCGGCCCCAGGCAGAGGTTGTGATGAAGATCCCCCGTCCTCAGCTTCCAACAGACCGTCTGGCCTCTCAACCCATGGAGCGCCATGAGCCTGTTAGAAAACACAACCCAGCCCTAGCGCAGCCATCTGTGGTGACAGCCTCAAGCCTGGCCTCTGTGGAAGTGGACAGAAATGCCTCTCTTTACAAGAGCTCTGCCACCAAGCCCATCCAGCTCCATCACCACCAGAGAGTTTACACTGGTGGCCGACGAATCGGCGGCATCCACGTGGCCAGAGGTTACCCACAGGTAGCGGGCATCAAGACACACCTGAGCCACCACGCTGTCAAAGCGCCTCATAGCTGCAACCAGTGTGGGAAAGGCTTCTCTCACCTGTGCCACTTGAGGGCGCACCAGCAGACCCATACGGGTGAGAGGCCCTTCTGCTGTGCTCTGTGCGGCAGGAGCTTCACCAAACTCAGCAACCTGAAGGCTCACTGCAGGGTACACACAGGAGAACGGCCATACATCTGTTCGGACTGTGGGAAACGCTTCACCCAGAAGTGCAATCTGAAGAGGCACCAGAGAATCCACTCTGCTCATCTATGA